The proteins below are encoded in one region of Methylophilales bacterium:
- a CDS encoding DUF3301 domain-containing protein — protein sequence MSELIILFILVAIIGLWYDIISKRELAIHEGKRLANNLNLQLLDDTVHCNKMSIVRTLSNWPSIKRVYYFNLSSTTNDRLNCQLTLVGNRLIHWYVPPYPSNL from the coding sequence ATGTCTGAATTAATTATTTTATTTATCCTGGTAGCTATTATCGGACTTTGGTATGACATTATCTCTAAAAGAGAGTTGGCTATCCATGAAGGTAAAAGGCTTGCAAATAACTTAAACCTTCAGTTACTTGATGACACGGTCCATTGCAACAAAATGAGTATAGTTCGCACTTTATCGAATTGGCCTTCCATTAAAAGAGTTTATTATTTTAATTTGAGCAGTACTACAAACGATAGATTAAACTGCCAGCTCACACTTGTTGGTAATAGACTTATCCATTGGTATGTTCCGCCATACCCGAGCAATTTATAA
- a CDS encoding RNA methyltransferase: MTNKIIDTKHNASYKYFKKIATKKGFRKEKNKTILVGPHLINTFLQAKKDIECFIRDEKMDSPEIKEIVKLNPNIETYDLKHGLFLELADLKSSNGLIALINVPIEEGSEIKKGLNLFIDGIQDPGNLGSVLRIAEAAGVNSVYLSKTSAELWSPKTLRGSQGAQVNLKCYENQDLLKLCDQVNLPIYSLSICGDSLYDDDIPRDLILILGSEGGGISAEIISKSTKSISIPMQGSVESLNVGAAAGIFIYEYFRRYRSNVRG; the protein is encoded by the coding sequence ATGACGAATAAGATAATCGACACAAAACATAATGCTTCATATAAGTACTTTAAAAAAATAGCGACTAAAAAAGGCTTTAGAAAAGAAAAAAATAAGACGATTTTAGTAGGCCCTCATCTTATAAATACATTCCTCCAAGCAAAAAAAGATATTGAATGTTTTATAAGGGATGAAAAAATGGATTCACCCGAAATCAAGGAAATAGTTAAATTAAATCCTAATATTGAAACCTATGACTTAAAGCATGGATTATTTCTTGAGCTTGCAGATTTAAAGTCTTCCAATGGTTTAATTGCTCTGATAAATGTCCCAATTGAGGAAGGCTCAGAAATAAAAAAAGGTTTGAACTTATTTATTGATGGCATTCAAGACCCAGGTAATTTAGGTAGTGTACTTAGGATTGCAGAAGCTGCCGGAGTTAATTCAGTATATTTATCTAAGACCTCGGCGGAGCTTTGGTCACCAAAAACACTTAGGGGAAGCCAGGGGGCTCAAGTCAACTTAAAGTGTTATGAAAACCAAGATTTATTGAAATTATGTGATCAAGTTAACCTTCCCATTTATTCATTAAGTATTTGTGGTGATTCACTTTATGATGATGATATCCCTAGGGACTTAATTCTTATTTTAGGTAGCGAGGGAGGTGGTATAAGCGCTGAAATAATTTCTAAATCGACTAAATCTATTTCTATACCTATGCAGGGATCTGTTGAGTCATTGAATGTAGGTGCTGCTGCAGGCATATTTATTTATGAATATTTTAGGAGATATCGATCGAACGTAAGGGGCTAA
- the aroA gene encoding 3-phosphoshikimate 1-carboxyvinyltransferase — protein MNEITLKASKQVRGCIKLPGSKSITNRVLLMAALGSGVTKLIDPLRSEDTDQMINALIKLGVSVKEVNADKNIIEIKGAEHNFPNKNTNLFLGNSGTTFRPLAAVLAMMRGDYYLSGIERMHERPIKDLVDALEQIGSSIQYEKNHGYPPITINNRLIKISEPIEIKGDISSQYLTALLIAGPISNNEFNIKVIGDLISKPYVDITLKLLTKFNIFYNNDNWRLLSLKKDSVYRNPTKIFVEGDASSASYFFAAASLAGSIQIKGINKDSIQGDLKFLDIISKMGAKIEYKSDSIQVSKASNLKGLEIDCIEIPDAAMTLAIMAVFADKPTKLKNIGSWKVKETDRILAMDNELTKMGVEISTTHDSMTIFPQKQLNDNISIETYNDHRIAMCFSLFCLKNLNITIQDPNCVNKTYPDYFKDLKSVIE, from the coding sequence ATGAATGAGATAACACTAAAAGCTTCAAAACAAGTTCGTGGCTGTATCAAGCTACCTGGCTCAAAAAGTATCACTAATAGGGTTCTGCTAATGGCAGCTCTTGGAAGTGGAGTGACTAAGCTAATAGATCCACTTAGATCTGAGGATACAGATCAAATGATCAATGCATTAATTAAGCTTGGAGTATCAGTTAAGGAAGTTAATGCCGATAAAAACATCATTGAAATAAAAGGGGCTGAACATAATTTTCCTAACAAAAATACTAATCTTTTCTTAGGTAATTCAGGAACCACCTTTAGACCGCTTGCGGCAGTTCTCGCAATGATGAGAGGTGACTACTATTTATCGGGTATTGAGCGAATGCACGAGAGACCTATTAAAGATCTAGTCGATGCATTAGAACAAATAGGGTCAAGTATTCAGTATGAGAAAAATCATGGCTACCCGCCTATTACTATTAATAATAGATTAATCAAAATCTCAGAGCCCATTGAAATTAAAGGTGACATATCAAGTCAATATCTCACAGCACTTTTGATCGCAGGTCCAATTTCAAATAATGAATTTAATATTAAAGTTATTGGTGATTTAATTTCAAAACCATATGTTGATATAACTCTAAAGTTGCTTACAAAATTCAATATTTTTTATAACAATGATAATTGGCGTTTATTATCTTTAAAAAAAGATTCCGTATATAGAAATCCAACTAAAATTTTTGTTGAAGGGGATGCATCATCAGCCTCTTACTTTTTTGCTGCTGCTTCCCTTGCAGGTTCAATTCAGATAAAAGGTATAAATAAAGATAGCATTCAAGGAGATCTTAAATTTTTAGATATCATTTCCAAAATGGGTGCAAAAATTGAATATAAATCTGACTCTATTCAAGTGTCAAAGGCTTCAAACTTAAAAGGCCTTGAAATAGACTGTATAGAAATTCCAGATGCTGCAATGACACTGGCTATAATGGCGGTATTTGCTGACAAGCCAACAAAGCTAAAAAATATAGGAAGCTGGAAAGTTAAAGAAACAGACAGAATCTTAGCAATGGATAATGAATTAACCAAAATGGGTGTTGAGATTTCAACGACTCACGACTCAATGACAATTTTTCCACAAAAACAACTCAATGATAATATTTCTATTGAAACTTATAATGATCATAGGATTGCAATGTGCTTCTCCCTTTTTTGCCTTAAAAATCTGAATATTACTATTCAGGATCCAAATTGTGTTAACAAAACTTATCCTGATTACTTCAAAGATTTAAAATCTGTCATTGAATAA
- the gluQRS gene encoding tRNA glutamyl-Q(34) synthetase GluQRS, which translates to MYVGRFAPTPSGDLHFGSIVTAIASYLDAKKVKGHWLLKIDDIDKQRVRNNSALSILRTLESLNLFWDSTESYQSNRLDEYRYYFEKLSATHQTYNCSCSRKYLTDHAKLGDGGYIYPGFCRYKELENKNSYATRMEVSTNPIVIKDQIQGQLSQNLSREIGDFVIKRNDGQFSYQFSVCVDNKLDKITNIVRGADLFSSTPRQVYLHNLLDFDIPKFSHIPIATLGKKKISKSDDCKIIIKNNQKDIWIKVLNFLKQPIAQDVSEMSLDELISHAIKNWTMGKISPLRSIDIS; encoded by the coding sequence ATGTACGTAGGCCGTTTTGCACCAACACCATCGGGTGACCTGCATTTTGGATCGATAGTGACAGCGATTGCAAGTTACTTAGACGCTAAAAAGGTTAAGGGACATTGGTTACTCAAAATAGATGACATAGATAAGCAAAGGGTAAGAAATAATTCTGCCCTATCAATCCTGAGGACATTGGAAAGTTTAAATCTTTTTTGGGATTCAACTGAGTCTTATCAAAGCAATCGACTTGATGAATATAGATATTATTTTGAAAAATTATCAGCGACACATCAAACCTATAACTGTAGTTGTTCAAGAAAATATCTTACTGATCATGCGAAGCTTGGAGATGGTGGCTATATCTATCCAGGATTTTGCAGATATAAAGAGCTTGAAAATAAAAATTCTTATGCCACCCGCATGGAAGTAAGTACAAATCCAATAGTTATTAAAGATCAAATCCAAGGACAGCTTAGTCAAAATCTATCAAGAGAAATAGGTGACTTCGTAATAAAGAGAAATGATGGACAATTTTCATATCAATTTTCAGTTTGTGTTGACAATAAGTTAGACAAAATAACAAACATAGTTAGAGGGGCTGATCTTTTTTCCTCGACTCCGCGACAAGTATATTTGCATAATTTACTAGATTTCGATATCCCAAAATTTTCACATATACCCATCGCAACCCTTGGTAAAAAAAAGATAAGCAAAAGTGACGATTGTAAAATTATAATAAAAAATAATCAGAAGGATATTTGGATAAAAGTTTTAAATTTTCTAAAGCAACCTATAGCTCAAGATGTATCTGAAATGAGTCTTGATGAATTGATAAGCCACGCAATCAAAAATTGGACAATGGGAAAAATTAGCCCCTTACGTTCGATCGATATCTCCTAA
- a CDS encoding arginyltransferase, with translation MDFKNKPSFEKIQFYKTTEYNCSYIDKMDAQSLVVTPYKSIDQNIFQDLIEKGFRRSGQYIYKPSCKSCTACIPIRLSVQKFLSSRSQIRIFKKHQHFDVREVSLAFKQEHFDLYSKYQNKRHSSINNDQNKIDDYNDFLIKSNVNSKLVEFWDGGLLKIVSIIDMMSDGISAVYTFFDPDDEKVSYGTYSIIWLINWCKTQQLKYMYLGYWIGECNKMKYKTNFKPYELYIKGYWQENIT, from the coding sequence ATGGATTTTAAAAATAAACCTTCTTTTGAAAAAATTCAGTTTTATAAAACTACAGAATATAACTGTAGTTACATCGATAAAATGGATGCGCAATCGTTAGTTGTAACTCCATATAAATCTATTGATCAAAATATTTTCCAAGATTTAATTGAAAAGGGTTTTAGGAGGAGTGGTCAATATATATATAAGCCAAGCTGTAAAAGTTGCACAGCATGTATCCCTATAAGACTTTCAGTGCAAAAGTTTTTATCTTCTAGGTCGCAAATAAGAATTTTTAAGAAGCATCAACATTTTGATGTCCGAGAGGTTTCTCTTGCTTTTAAACAAGAACATTTTGACCTTTACTCAAAATATCAAAATAAGCGTCATAGCTCAATAAACAATGATCAAAATAAAATAGATGATTACAATGACTTTCTAATTAAGAGCAATGTTAACTCAAAGCTTGTTGAGTTCTGGGATGGGGGCTTACTAAAGATTGTATCTATTATTGATATGATGAGTGATGGCATTTCAGCTGTTTACACTTTTTTTGACCCTGACGACGAAAAAGTAAGTTATGGGACCTACTCAATTATTTGGCTCATCAATTGGTGTAAAACCCAACAATTAAAATATATGTATCTAGGTTACTGGATTGGTGAATGTAACAAAATGAAATATAAAACCAACTTTAAGCCTTATGAGCTCTATATTAAAGGGTATTGGCAAGAAAATATCACATAG
- a CDS encoding prephenate dehydrogenase/arogenate dehydrogenase family protein, producing the protein MNNLLIFGVGLIGGSIAIECQKKHMFNQVVGVQREGGTSLSSFVSTGMIDRVSDSLNDDIKQADFIVIATPVAQIRNILTTISPSLSPNTIVIDVGSTKSNVMNFAKEELKEKFPQFVGSHPIAGSEQHGPAAAKINLFKNKDIILTPEDETNSKKLELTSKFWRGLGGVIKTMTPLEHDQIFSTVSHIPHLIAYNMVNLIAGKSNRDTLLEFAASGFKDFSRIAGSSPEVWKDISLANKTAILNDLDLFVKEINTTASLIKNEDYIALEKYFEVASKIRKNWSEKN; encoded by the coding sequence ATGAATAATTTGCTTATTTTTGGTGTTGGCCTCATTGGAGGATCTATCGCAATTGAATGCCAAAAAAAACATATGTTTAATCAGGTTGTTGGCGTTCAAAGGGAGGGAGGGACCTCCTTATCATCCTTTGTGTCAACTGGAATGATTGATAGAGTTTCAGATAGCCTAAACGATGATATTAAACAAGCAGATTTTATAGTTATCGCAACACCCGTTGCCCAAATTAGAAATATATTAACGACAATCTCTCCATCGCTATCGCCAAATACAATTGTGATTGATGTAGGGAGTACAAAGTCTAATGTTATGAACTTTGCTAAGGAGGAGCTTAAAGAAAAATTTCCACAATTTGTTGGCTCTCACCCAATCGCTGGCTCAGAGCAGCACGGTCCTGCTGCAGCAAAAATAAACTTATTTAAAAATAAGGATATTATATTAACTCCTGAGGATGAAACAAATTCTAAAAAGCTTGAATTAACTTCTAAATTTTGGAGGGGCTTAGGAGGTGTTATTAAGACAATGACGCCTCTTGAACATGATCAAATTTTTTCAACAGTAAGTCATATTCCGCATCTTATTGCTTACAATATGGTAAATCTAATAGCTGGAAAAAGTAATAGGGATACCCTACTTGAATTTGCTGCTAGTGGATTTAAAGATTTTTCTCGTATAGCAGGAAGCTCCCCTGAGGTTTGGAAAGATATTTCTTTGGCCAACAAAACGGCAATCTTGAATGACCTCGATTTATTTGTTAAAGAAATCAATACAACAGCATCATTAATCAAGAATGAAGATTATATTGCTTTAGAAAAATACTTTGAAGTAGCGAGCAAAATTAGAAAAAACTGGTCCGAAAAAAACTAG
- the rpsA gene encoding 30S ribosomal protein S1, producing MATLEKTTQKPSESFADLFEESMALKEMRQGEIITAEVISIDSDFVIVNAGLKSESLIKTDEFLDDKGDIEVNIGDHVKVSIEKLEDGYGSTLLSRARAKEMQAWLDLEDAMDESRIVTGYVSSKVKGGLRVTVNGIMAFLPGSLVDIRPIKDTTPFENKECELKVIKIDRKRNNVVVSRKAVLEGQSGVDLEALIETLKEGSVVKGIVKNITDYGAFVDLGGIDGLLHITDLAWKRIKHPSEILNIGDEIDARVLKFDKEKNRVSLGLKQLDEDPWVGLSRRSPIKTKVFGKVSNLTDYGAFIEIETGIEGLVHVSEMDWTNKNIHPSKAVQLGDEVEVMILEIDEDRRRLSLGMKQCKDNPWDIFANSNNKDDKIKGNIKSITDFGVFVGLPGDIDGLIHLSDIAWSDQETALKNYKRGDEVESVILSIDVDKERISLGVKQLTDDPNADKKVEVKEQPKKEIKKKTDAPENAGTTNLGALLKAKLDDKK from the coding sequence ATGGCAACTCTAGAAAAAACAACACAAAAACCATCTGAAAGCTTCGCTGATTTATTCGAAGAAAGTATGGCTCTCAAAGAAATGCGCCAAGGGGAAATAATTACTGCGGAAGTTATATCAATAGATAGTGACTTTGTGATAGTAAATGCGGGATTAAAATCAGAAAGCTTAATTAAAACAGATGAATTTCTAGATGATAAAGGTGATATTGAGGTAAATATTGGAGACCATGTAAAGGTATCGATTGAAAAATTAGAAGATGGTTATGGATCAACACTCCTTTCTCGTGCAAGAGCAAAAGAAATGCAGGCCTGGCTTGATCTTGAAGATGCAATGGATGAATCAAGAATTGTAACTGGATATGTTAGCAGCAAAGTTAAGGGAGGCCTGAGAGTTACAGTAAATGGCATTATGGCTTTCTTGCCTGGTTCCTTAGTAGATATTAGACCGATTAAAGATACAACACCTTTTGAAAATAAAGAATGTGAATTAAAAGTAATTAAAATTGATAGAAAAAGAAATAATGTTGTTGTTTCGAGGAAGGCAGTTTTAGAGGGTCAAAGTGGTGTCGATTTGGAAGCTTTAATAGAAACGCTTAAAGAAGGATCTGTTGTTAAGGGTATTGTAAAAAATATTACAGATTATGGAGCTTTTGTAGACTTGGGCGGTATAGATGGTTTATTGCACATAACAGATTTAGCCTGGAAAAGAATCAAGCACCCATCTGAAATACTCAATATAGGTGATGAAATTGATGCAAGAGTATTAAAGTTTGATAAAGAAAAAAATAGAGTTTCACTAGGGTTAAAACAGCTTGATGAAGATCCATGGGTTGGTTTATCAAGGAGAAGCCCAATCAAGACAAAAGTTTTCGGAAAAGTATCAAATCTAACTGATTATGGCGCTTTTATTGAAATTGAAACAGGAATTGAAGGACTAGTGCATGTTTCTGAAATGGATTGGACTAATAAAAATATCCATCCATCTAAAGCAGTTCAATTAGGCGACGAAGTTGAAGTGATGATACTTGAGATTGATGAAGACAGAAGAAGATTATCATTAGGCATGAAGCAATGTAAAGATAACCCATGGGATATTTTTGCAAACAGTAATAATAAAGATGATAAGATCAAAGGCAACATCAAATCAATTACAGATTTTGGTGTCTTTGTCGGTCTTCCTGGAGATATTGATGGCTTGATACATCTTTCAGATATAGCTTGGTCTGATCAAGAAACAGCTTTGAAAAATTATAAAAGAGGTGATGAGGTCGAATCTGTTATCTTGTCAATTGATGTAGATAAAGAAAGAATTTCCCTAGGTGTTAAGCAATTAACTGATGATCCAAATGCAGATAAAAAAGTAGAAGTCAAAGAACAACCTAAAAAAGAAATAAAGAAAAAAACTGATGCTCCTGAAAATGCTGGGACAACCAATTTAGGTGCTTTATTAAAAGCTAAGCTAGACGATAAAAAATAA
- the ispD gene encoding 2-C-methyl-D-erythritol 4-phosphate cytidylyltransferase — protein sequence MQNIHLIIPAAGESSRMESTTPKQFSNFHGKTILEFIESIFSKLVAIKTITVALNKNQKYIESLGCQFSKKTTLTECGGSTRSETVLNTLEIIGGDIQKDDWIMVHDAARVGITESLVNNFINEVADDKVGGILAIPALDTVKRVDKKQQITCTEKRDEIWLAQTPQMFRFNLLKRALTSFKGNPTDESEAIEALGLSPKVVKGSLENFKITYPEDLLRVDKLIKGSNHD from the coding sequence ATGCAGAATATACATCTTATTATCCCAGCTGCAGGAGAGAGTTCTCGGATGGAATCCACCACCCCAAAACAATTCTCAAATTTTCATGGAAAAACGATTCTTGAGTTTATTGAGTCCATATTTTCAAAGCTTGTAGCCATAAAAACTATAACAGTCGCGCTTAATAAAAATCAAAAATATATTGAAAGCCTAGGGTGTCAATTTTCAAAAAAAACAACATTAACGGAATGTGGGGGCTCTACTCGATCAGAAACTGTTTTAAATACACTAGAAATTATAGGGGGTGACATCCAAAAAGATGATTGGATTATGGTTCATGATGCTGCCAGGGTCGGCATCACTGAATCGCTTGTGAATAATTTTATAAATGAGGTTGCTGATGATAAAGTTGGGGGGATTTTAGCTATCCCAGCGCTTGATACGGTTAAAAGAGTTGATAAGAAACAACAAATAACTTGTACAGAGAAAAGAGATGAAATTTGGTTGGCTCAAACACCTCAGATGTTCAGATTTAACCTTCTCAAGAGAGCGTTAACATCATTTAAAGGCAACCCAACTGACGAATCTGAGGCAATAGAAGCTCTCGGGTTATCGCCAAAGGTTGTCAAGGGAAGTTTAGAAAATTTTAAGATCACTTATCCTGAGGACTTATTGAGGGTTGATAAACTCATAAAAGGATCCAATCATGATTAG
- a CDS encoding TraB/GumN family protein, with amino-acid sequence MKIRSFILLSLFLTFGIGANENSIFWELESPDGKQIFIFGSIHVDDNRVVDFSDSVNNAMKKSDLFVSETTNVSNLKVLEGLGSEYNKYLSDEDFQKISELSDFHSIETDFAIKLKPWLLGFIFSSPRAMNPFSQDNLLKVAASNYGLASKGLETVDEHYSVLDSLPPEDQFQILKNVLNVSEEDKEKNYELMIKTYLTFNLNKILNADEEITKSIVPVKAWSSVKNELIHKRNKLFFNRLLILAKKNVLFVAVGASHLAGDDGLLQQFFQVGFKKKSLIPFKK; translated from the coding sequence ATGAAAATAAGATCATTTATTTTATTAAGTTTATTTTTAACCTTTGGTATAGGCGCAAATGAAAACTCAATATTTTGGGAGCTAGAGAGCCCTGACGGGAAACAAATTTTTATCTTTGGCAGCATCCATGTAGATGATAATAGGGTAGTGGATTTTAGTGATTCTGTTAACAATGCAATGAAAAAATCAGACTTATTTGTGTCTGAAACAACTAATGTGAGCAACCTGAAAGTCTTAGAGGGCTTAGGGAGTGAATATAATAAATACCTTAGTGACGAAGATTTTCAAAAAATTAGTGAATTATCTGATTTTCATTCTATAGAGACAGATTTTGCAATAAAATTGAAGCCATGGTTATTGGGTTTTATTTTTAGTTCACCTCGGGCAATGAATCCATTTAGCCAAGACAACTTGTTAAAGGTAGCTGCGAGTAATTATGGATTAGCTTCAAAAGGCTTAGAAACAGTTGATGAACATTATTCTGTTTTAGATTCACTTCCACCAGAGGATCAATTCCAAATTTTAAAAAATGTTTTAAATGTAAGTGAGGAAGATAAAGAAAAAAATTATGAATTAATGATTAAGACTTACCTTACATTTAATTTAAATAAAATACTTAATGCTGATGAAGAAATTACTAAATCAATCGTCCCTGTAAAAGCCTGGTCTTCAGTTAAAAATGAGCTTATTCATAAACGAAATAAACTTTTTTTTAATAGACTTCTGATTTTAGCAAAAAAAAATGTGTTATTTGTTGCGGTTGGGGCATCTCATTTAGCTGGTGATGATGGACTTTTGCAGCAATTTTTTCAAGTTGGATTCAAAAAAAAATCTTTAATACCATTTAAAAAATAA
- a CDS encoding ammonium transporter: protein MDNLVSQGDVLFVLLGAIMVLAMHAGFAFLEVGTVREKNQVNALAKIMADFSISTIAYFFIGYGLAYGMDFYAAANVLSEKSAYELVKFFFLLTFAAAIPAIVSGGIAERATFKPQLIASFILVGFLYPFFEGIIWNGNFGFQDFLNQTFGAPFNDFAGSVVVHGMGGWIALAAVLILGPRLGRYTKDGRLNAFPPSNIPFLALGSWILTVGWFGFNVMSAQSLEGISGLVAVNSLMAMVGGTLASLVIGKNDPGFLYNGPLAGLVAVCAGSNLFHPLGALTVGLVAGALFVWSFSLTQNKWKIDDVLGVWPLHGICGAWGGIAAGIFGLELFGGLGGVTFMSQLVGTIAGVFIALAGGYIVYTVIHKMFNFRLTEEEEFNGADISIHKINSISSE, encoded by the coding sequence ATGGATAATTTGGTTAGTCAGGGTGATGTTTTATTTGTTCTGCTCGGAGCAATTATGGTCCTCGCAATGCATGCAGGATTTGCATTTTTAGAGGTTGGAACGGTAAGAGAAAAAAATCAGGTCAATGCGTTAGCAAAAATAATGGCAGATTTTTCTATATCTACGATTGCATATTTCTTTATTGGTTATGGTCTAGCTTACGGCATGGATTTTTATGCTGCAGCCAACGTGTTATCGGAAAAAAGCGCATATGAATTAGTTAAGTTCTTCTTTCTTTTAACATTCGCAGCCGCAATCCCTGCAATTGTTTCGGGAGGAATTGCTGAGAGAGCTACTTTTAAACCACAACTTATCGCTTCATTTATTTTGGTAGGTTTTTTGTATCCGTTTTTTGAAGGAATAATTTGGAATGGTAATTTTGGATTTCAAGATTTTTTAAATCAGACTTTTGGCGCACCTTTTAATGACTTTGCTGGATCAGTGGTGGTTCATGGAATGGGCGGGTGGATTGCTTTAGCTGCAGTTTTAATTTTAGGACCCAGACTAGGGCGATATACAAAGGATGGGAGACTAAATGCATTCCCACCATCTAATATTCCATTTCTTGCTTTAGGGTCATGGATACTCACCGTTGGTTGGTTTGGTTTTAATGTGATGTCTGCGCAATCTCTTGAAGGCATTTCGGGTCTTGTGGCAGTGAACTCGCTGATGGCGATGGTCGGAGGCACGCTGGCTTCATTAGTTATTGGTAAAAATGATCCTGGATTTTTATACAATGGACCTCTCGCAGGCTTGGTAGCTGTTTGCGCAGGTTCTAATTTATTTCATCCTCTTGGGGCATTAACTGTTGGTTTGGTAGCAGGTGCTTTATTTGTTTGGAGTTTTTCGCTTACACAAAATAAATGGAAAATTGATGATGTCTTAGGGGTATGGCCGTTACATGGCATTTGTGGTGCATGGGGTGGAATTGCTGCAGGTATTTTTGGGTTAGAATTATTTGGCGGACTTGGTGGGGTTACTTTCATGTCGCAATTGGTTGGTACTATTGCAGGTGTTTTTATAGCCCTTGCAGGCGGCTATATCGTTTACACAGTCATTCATAAAATGTTCAACTTTAGATTGACAGAAGAGGAAGAATTTAATGGTGCTGATATATCCATCCATAAAATTAATTCAATTTCCTCTGAATAA
- the cmk gene encoding (d)CMP kinase → MNNSHTKPFVVTIDGPAGSGKGTISKLVSNTLGFHHLDSGAIYRIIALNAKSKNLDTNQVTQILEVIDGLEINFADEKVFLGSKDITDLIRSELIGKFASEIAKNELIREKILGLQKSFFKPPGLVADGRDMGTVVFPEAKVKIFLTASIEERANRRYKQLILKENNVNLVDLFDRIKLRDESDTNRKISPLKAAKDAYLIKTDNLSINQTFEKVMVIIRSKVN, encoded by the coding sequence TTGAATAACAGCCATACAAAACCTTTCGTCGTTACCATTGATGGCCCAGCGGGTTCCGGAAAAGGTACGATATCTAAACTAGTGAGTAACACTCTAGGGTTCCACCACCTCGATTCAGGAGCCATCTATAGAATTATTGCTTTAAACGCAAAGTCTAAGAATCTGGACACAAATCAAGTTACTCAAATATTAGAGGTAATTGATGGGCTAGAGATTAATTTTGCTGATGAAAAAGTTTTCTTAGGTAGTAAGGACATAACGGATTTAATTCGATCAGAATTAATTGGGAAATTTGCTTCTGAAATTGCAAAAAATGAATTGATAAGAGAAAAAATTTTAGGGCTCCAAAAGTCTTTCTTTAAACCACCTGGGTTGGTAGCTGATGGCCGTGACATGGGGACGGTAGTTTTCCCCGAGGCTAAAGTTAAAATTTTCCTTACCGCCAGCATAGAAGAGCGTGCGAATAGAAGATATAAACAGTTGATATTAAAGGAAAACAATGTTAATCTTGTCGACCTATTTGATAGAATCAAATTAAGAGATGAAAGTGATACAAATAGAAAAATATCACCTCTTAAAGCTGCAAAAGATGCTTACTTAATTAAAACAGATAATTTAAGCATAAACCAGACCTTTGAAAAAGTAATGGTGATTATAAGAAGTAAAGTAAATTAA
- the ispF gene encoding 2-C-methyl-D-erythritol 2,4-cyclodiphosphate synthase, protein MIRVGQGYDVHQLVSKRKLILGGVLIDFHLGLKGHSDADVLIHAIMDALLGASGMGDIGQHFPDTDPAFKNAKSRDLLTKVIGLVESKKFKIINIDATIICQSPRLSEFIPKMIENIAVDCKCEESQVNIKATTTEMMGFIGRSEGIAAQCSCLIESF, encoded by the coding sequence ATGATTAGGGTGGGTCAAGGTTACGATGTGCATCAGCTTGTTTCGAAGAGAAAATTAATTCTTGGGGGAGTTTTAATTGATTTTCACCTTGGCTTAAAGGGGCATTCCGATGCAGATGTGTTAATTCACGCTATCATGGATGCACTTCTTGGTGCAAGTGGTATGGGAGATATTGGGCAACACTTTCCTGACACAGACCCTGCCTTTAAAAATGCAAAATCTCGGGATCTTTTGACAAAAGTTATTGGGTTAGTTGAGTCAAAAAAATTTAAGATTATTAATATTGATGCGACCATTATTTGTCAATCACCCAGGTTATCTGAGTTCATTCCTAAAATGATTGAAAATATTGCGGTTGACTGTAAGTGTGAAGAATCACAAGTAAATATCAAAGCTACAACAACAGAAATGATGGGATTTATTGGAAGGTCTGAAGGCATTGCGGCACAATGTTCGTGCTTAATAGAATCATTTTAA